One Acidimicrobiales bacterium genomic window, GCCGGTAGCGCCCAGGGGTCGCCCCGGGTGGGGCGGCGAGGGCGAGGGCTTGTTCTTTGATGCGCAGGTCGGCGTGCAGGTAGATCTGGGCCGTCGCGATGTGCTCGTGCCCGAGCCAGAGGGCGATGGTGGAGATGTCGACGCCCCCTTCGCTCAGGTACATG contains:
- a CDS encoding integrase; this translates as MYLSEGGVDISTIALWLGHEHIATAQIYLHADLRIKEQALALAAPPGATPGRYRPSDPLLAFLEAL